A genomic region of Leptidea sinapis chromosome 46, ilLepSina1.1, whole genome shotgun sequence contains the following coding sequences:
- the LOC126977895 gene encoding uncharacterized protein LOC126977895: MFVTKVLPIFLHIQRTYMTNEGLKLKFPNYVLASIDYNEEVIVVHILQNYKLLNRFYKMDFAHASLVIRSLAKLHAFSFIAAKLFPRDFEEIKRLFDNDVQYSDLNNIPNSLEWYFNASVSIIFDSEIRLKLQHISNKISLILNRCTAPVNGYSVICHSDCWHNNTFFKHMGDKPVDLVFVDYQMARLASPVTDISYFFFMTSDYEFLKHNYDHLLYIYYATLSASLHECKVNAEEVFPRRIFEEHLKKYSILGLIEALISMKIITAESDEAHKMTEMKHQSCNGLHQFETQNQSLFVNRVNGIANFYFERNYSIDHFVSE, translated from the exons ATGTTTGTAACCAAAGTACTGCCGATCTTTCTGCATATTCAAAGAACGTATATGACTAATGAAGGACTAAAATTAAAGTTTCCTAATTATGTACTGGCTTCAATTGATTATAATGAGGAAGTGATAGTTGTtcacattttacaaaattataagctattgaatagattttataaaatggaCTTCGCTCATGCTTCTTTGGTTATAAGAAGCTTAGCAAAATTACACGCTTTCTCTTTCATCGCAGCGAAATTATTTCCGCGAGATTTCGAAGAAATAAAACGATTGTTTGACAATGACGTGCAATATTCAGATTTGAACAATATCCCAAATTCATTAGAGTGGTATTTCAATGCATCTGTTTCCATAATTTTTGATTCAGAGATCAGATTGAAATTGCAACatatatctaataaaatatCGTTGATACTAAACAGATGCACTGCTCCAGTGAATGGATATAGTGTCATATGCCATTCAGATTGCTGGCATAACAATACATTTTTCAAGCACATG GGAGATAAACCGGTGGATTTAGTGTTCGTTGACTATCAGATGGCCCGTCTGGCTTCTCCAGTAACggatatttcttatttcttcttCATGACATCCGACTACGAATTTCTTAAACACAATTACGATCAccttttatacatttattacgCGACATTGTCTGCGAGCCTTCATGAGTGTAAGGTAAATGCTGAGGAAGTATTTCCAAGAAGAATATTTGAAGAACATCTTAAGAAATATTCCATTTTGGGACTTATAGAAGCCTTAAtatcaatgaaaataataacagCGGAATCAGACGAAGCCCACAAAATGACTGAAATGAAACATCAAAGCTGTAATGGATTGCATCAGTTTGAAACACAAAATCAAAGCTTATTTGTAAACAGAGTAAACGGCATTGCAAACTTCTATTTTGAAAGAAACTACTCTATCGATCACTTTGTCTCTGAataa